In Scomber japonicus isolate fScoJap1 chromosome 20, fScoJap1.pri, whole genome shotgun sequence, the genomic window CAGTCCTTCCCCCCGACACAGCCCCCCTTCTCCTCAGCACCTCCTGTCAGCCAGCCTGCCTTCATGTCCGGCCCACCTCCTGCTGCCCAGGGCTCCTTCCCACCTCAAGCAACCCCCCCTTCCTCTCAGCCTGGGTCGTTTCCTCCTCCAGGTCCTCCTCCAGCTACAGGCCCCTCTGTTCAATACCCAGGCCCTATGCCACCCCAAATGCAGCCGCCTCCATCCCAGCCATCCCCCTACCACTCTGGTCCACCTCCTCCCAGAGCTCAGATGCCTCCCACATCCATGGCCCAGAGCAACCACATGCCTCCAGGACCACAGGGCCCACCAGGACCTCCTGGTCCTATGCAGCAGCCTCCACCTCAGCCTGGCATGCAGGGAGGATACCCTCCTCAGCAGAACGGTGAGGACACAGCCACCAAAGGAAAGCTAAATGGATCGCTGTTAGTTTTCTCCATTGCTAAGCTGTTTTCTTGTTCTCTTCAGGTGCATTCGGGCAGGTGAGGGGCCCTCAGCCCGGCTATGCAGGCCCTTATCCGGGGCAACCAAACTATGGAGCTCCTGCACCAGCACCGGCTCCGGCTCCGGCCCCACAGAAAAGACTCGACCCAGATGCCATTCCTAGCCCGGTGagcagataaaaacataaacaactcCCAAGTGTCCACGTTTAAGACAGCCTTCCAGTCCCTTCATATCTGTCCCTTAATTGTTCCACACATCATTATATTCATGAGGAAAGTTGACTTTAAGGCATTTGCCTGAGTGAGTGTGAGAATGCgatgtgtatgagtgtgcatgCACGTCTTAGGGTTGGGCTATAGTTCAATATTATTACATATCATCCTAATATTGAACTGGATTCTGATGAAAACCAGTTGTAACCAGAATGTATAAAGTAAACAGTATTCTTTGGCCtgttatgttttttatatttttatgctgCTTCCTGGCCAGAACAGATTTTATTCTCAATTAGACTTTTAAATGATGGAATAGAAGTATTGTACTTCTGAAGATTAATTGGTTTCATTTCACACGTTACACTGAATGATATCCAACCTATCCCTGTGATGATCCTGATATTGCCCAACTCTGTCATCCCTAAAGTCTAATATTTAACTTTGTGTGTGACCTTCTTTACATGTAGAGCTGCTTAGCATGTGTGTCAAACAGGCTACTGATATTATTAGTCTATATCTACTTGTGCTTGACTGTCATAATCTACAGTACCACAAATCTATAATCAATACTTCTGATCAGTTTCTGTTCTGAATAACAACAATGCTGCCTGCTACTCAGCACAGATCTTGCTGAGTCTTCTCTTCTCACACTCCTTTTTATATCTTTCactcttttgtatttatgtatttttgtccTGTTTTGCACAATTTGCTGGACAAACTTTTGAATGTAAAGCAAGCGTCTGACATGCCGGCTGTGCAGAAATCAAGACATAGAATAGATCCAGACGCTATCCCCAGCCCAGTAAGTTTCCTGTGTGCCTGCCTGCCTTTTCCTCTGCTTCACTCTGTCCTATCCGCTCGCGTGCGCTAACCCCACCGCCTCCACCCTCTTATCATCTAACTTCTCAAAGTCAGTGATAGTCACGATATGAAAGATGGGCTCCTTTTAGAAATATAGGCAACTAGACTAATATTATTCCTATCGAGTAGGATTTAAACAATACTATGAGAAATGTCTGTATCTGATATACTCTGTACAAACGAAACTTTGGTGAAGATGTGTCAGAATGATATTTATGTCTTAGAGACTGTGATGAGCAcgtactgtaaataaaagtgacaTTATTGTGGGGTGCGCAGGTGGTTAGCgcacatgccacatacgcaaccgaccccggttcgaatcccaatcagaggtcctttgctgcatgtcacatcccctctctctcccatgtttcctgtcagtctactgctaaataaaggcgtctatgccaacaaaacctttaaaaaaaaaggttgttatTGTGACCTTTATCAGAGTCCATATTAAAGAGATTGTCCAAAGATAGTTTTCCATTTAAGGCAATCCCCCTCACTTATCATTACTACACACTGGATCCCATAACCACGTGTTAGTCAACCCCACCACTTCACTCCTACCtcactgtttctgtgtgttagaCCAGTATTTAGAGGAAGCCCATCTTTGTTTTGACAAACTGAAGAGTAATTTTTAGTTTTCAGAGTTTGTCAGTCATGGAAAAGCTCTGACTTCTTCCCCTCATAACCGTCTCTGTGCGCTGCATGTTTCCCACACTTCCTCGCATAAATGGCATACCTGGATAAATCCTGCCTGTTTTCCgggaaatgtcattttaattctGTCTtgtaagttttgtttttgtcgtCGTTGTgaatccacacaaaaaaaaactttagcATGAATCTACCATGTGTCACCTTGACTGTGaagtatttattttgaaatactatAAAATGTCTACAGATGATGACTGGTTCAGTTTGTGTGTAGCTTTGTGTGAAAGTCTTTTGCATGGGTGTTAGATGTTCTCCTCTGTTAGACTTTGTGAGACCCGGGGAAAAATGTGTCATGTTCACTTATTTACAATGAAAACACATATGAAAGTTGGGATATTTTTgtcccccttctctccttcatagATCCAAGTAATCGAAGATGACAAAGCTAAGAGCACCGAGCCGTTTACtacaggggtcaggggtcaggccCCACCACTGGTCACCACCAACTTTCAGGTCAAAGACCAAGGTAGGTTTTTACTTTCTTTACCAAAAGAGCTCATCAAGTTGaccttttttaaatctcattttttcTCCAACTGGACACACAAATTAGAAGTAGATCACAAATCATAAATATAGACTCGCTGTGAGAAGGTGAATGGACTGTGTGATATCAATGGAACAATTGTGTTTGTATTCAGGGAACGCCAGCCCCAGGTTTGTCCGCTGTACGGCCTACAATATGCCTTGCACAGCCGATATGGCCAAGCAGTCTCAGGTGCCACTTGCCGCCGTCATCAAGCCCCTCGCCACACTGCCGCCAGATGAGGTGAGCACACATAGTATCCTCAGAGACATAACTGTGTTCATTGGAAGAGTATCAGACAGCGAAAGACAGAAGATCAATGATTTGAAAATATGCAATATGTATAGCACTTAGTTGTCAACTGGTGGAATCAATTGCCTGTCAAAGAAAGctctgaaaataataatatataaagcaTATTATCATTTATGCTGATGGCTACCTAAGAATTTAATCTGCAGCAAAAACCTTTTTTATGTAGAATAGATTGTGGCTTAATCTGACCTAAACATCACTCGTCCTCTTGCCTTTcaccctcctcatcctcatatGCTCTATGCTGCAGATGTATATCCCACTGCGATTTTCATAACCGTTGGACAGTTTTCACTCTGAGCCTGATTTGTAAAAAGATTAGTTTTCAGAGCTCTGTCTGATATGTAATTGTTATCAGGAATGCCTGTAATGTCAGTGGGATAATCTTTCTAAAAATTACAGATGGGAGTGACTGCATAACCTTGTTTCAATCACTCATTACATCTGTAACCAAAATCCATTTGGACTGGACAGGGTATAATTCtaaagctgaaaacacactgcGGTTTGCAATATCATGCACATGATGCACCAGTAGGAAGCGTCACTCTGCAGCATGTCAACAGGAAGACCATAAACAGCACATCTATAGCTCACCAGGCACTATGTTTGTCTGCCAATGTCTTTGTAATGATGGGATTGTGGCTCTTGAGGGTTTAGCTCGAAATATTTCTCAACCTCCAACAATTCCCTCATCATTCGTCATTCTAAACACACAAGAGACAGCAACAGcaagaggtgaggagaggaagtCGAGCTGCCATGggagcagaggagaaaaagagctGCTACAGGAGCCGGGATGTAATAGCAGAGACAGAGTAGAGTTTATTTATGCTTTGTAGATAcaagaacaaaagaagaagtTAAAACTACAATGAAAAGCAAGCACAAATTGAGCAGATAACATCTGTACAAATCAACTTtttctctggaaaaaaaaaaaaaacgttttcaGGGGAGTGGTGCAAAGCGTCACTGGGTAGCATGTTAGCGAGGGTCTGCACCGCCTAGCCTCCAGTTGTGGGGTTGGGTTGCTGTCCTGTGTGTAGTAATATAAGTAAAACACACACGCTCACTGCAATCAAATCTGGATGAAGAATTCCTTCTCACTCCTTTTGAATCTTTTTCTCAGACTCCTCCATACCTGGTGGACCACGGTGAGGGCGGTCCAATCCGTTGCAACCGCTGTAAGGCCTACATGTGTCCGTACATGCAGTTCATAGAGGGAGGACGCCGCTTCCAGTGTGGCTTTTGCAGCTGCGTCACAGAGGGTGAGACACAACAGTGTTCATGTGCAGTGAGCAAATAACAGCGTTGAATGATTTTCCAAATGAACTTTACTGTATTAATGTTCTCTGTTTATTGTtcctctgttctcctcctccagttcCTCCAAATTATTTCCAGCATCTGGACCACACTGGTAAGAGGGTGGACTGCTATGACAGACCAGAGCTTTCACTGGGCAGCTATGAGTTCCAGGCCACTGTTGACTACTGTAAAGTAAGTCCTGGGATAGAAATGAATCTATATGGAGGGCTGAGGacgttgtttgttgttgttttttgttaccGCACACATATCTACTTTATAAATCACATGTGCTGTTGTGTTCATTGTTTGTCAACTCcagttttttctctgtttgtacCGTATTTTTAATTCCCCTTCCGCTGTGCTCCTGTTTCATAATTTTTTAATCTCCCATATTTcccttttctatttttacagTTAAACACATGGCTGTGGTGCAAGCTAAATGCACATAGAACACTGTTTACCTACATCTCAAATTTGTTTACACCAACTTGCATCACATTACAGTGTGCTCAGAATGGCTTCCTGCTACACTTTCTGTTTCAGCTTCTAGGAGCACTGGTTTTAGTTtccatttgaacattttatcCTTGTATAAAACTCTGAGCAGcatcagactttaaaaaaaaaaagacatttccagAGTGAGTGAAAGAATCAGGATAAAGGAGAGAGAAGCGAGGAAATGCTTTTCatagtgtaaaatgtatttccagtGGGGTCCCAGAAAATGtccttttagtttttttaaagcctGATGTTGACAGGTGTGAACTTCATATGTGGATTTTTCCTGTCTCCAACAGAACAACAAGCTTCCTCAGCCTCCAGCCTTCATCTTTCTTATTGACGTGTCCTACAACGCTGTTAAGAGCGGCATGGTCAACATTGTCTGCCAGGAACTCAAGACCCTCTTAGACTACCTGCCCAGGTActcacacatataaacacaaaggggatggaagggatgaataGCAATAAGTGGAGATAGAgtgaagggagaggagaagagacaagTTGAAGCGACAAAGGAGAAAGTCTTTAAGGATAGGAGGGTGAAAGGAAGATAGAAATGAagggaaaacacaaaatgaaacaaagagtaaaggagaaaggaagcaaAGGGAATCAGAGGGGAGacggggaggaaggagggatgaaaaggaAGGCAAAAACATTTACTACTCAAAGTGGGAAATTACttagtttatttaaaagtaACAACAACAGTCAAGAAAGTTAAACATTCTCCCatttcttcctgtttctgtgtccAGAGAGAACCCAGAAATGGAGTCTGTGGTACGGGTGGGCTTCGTCACCTACAACAAGGTTTTGCACTTCTACAACGTCAAGGCGAGCCTGGCCCAGCCTCAGATGTTGGTGGTGTCTGACGTATCGGACATGTTTGTTCCACTGCTAGACGGCTTCCTGGTCAACGTAAACGAGAGCCGGCTAGTTATCGAGAGgttagcagacacacacacacacacacacaccttaacaTACACATTAGGTGTTTATACACACTAAGGCCCAGTTTGGTGACACTGATGGTTTATGTTTTCCAGTTTGCTGGACCAGATTCCAGAGATGTTTGCAGACAccagggagacagagacagtctTTGGACCCGTCATACAGGCAGGACTGGAAGCACTCAAGGTAACCACGTCGTTTCCTTAGTCTGGAAAACTTATGCAGGGCTTGatgcatttatttcaaatttaaataataaataaataaatgccagAAATATATCTTTAGTTTAAACATTTTACCATTTAACACAGCAAATTTTGGAGATGCACAGTTTCCTGAATTGAAGTTGTTGCCAGAACATTTCTGATAGAAAAGAGCAGCTGCTGGGATATTTTCGTAGTAAAGAGGTGACGAGTCTTAATGCATCCCGATACCTGATACTTGTGTTTCTTTCTCAGGCTGCAGATTGTGCAGGgaagctgtttgtgtttcacaCCTCTCTGCCCATCGCTGAAGCTCCAGGAAAACTAAAGAATAGAGAAGACAAGAAGCTCGTTGGGACAGATAAGGAGAAGGTAAACAGGAGTGTGGCAAGATGTGCTTTATTGTATACACATTTGTAGTGTCACTGTGTGAGTTGAGTATGTGTTGTAGCACCTATATATATCTTTCATTCACTTTGGGTGGAAAAGTCTTAAAATAAACCTGTGTTCATTTTGTTAACAAAAACAGTGATTAAATATGTTCgtcaacaaccttttttttttccatgactAAGATGAGACGATGACGAGACGATGACGAGACTGCACTGACGTCATTAAAACttgaattattaataataagataaaatcTCTGAAATATCAAAAAACTTGGTTTTGACTTGACTAGATTGACGTAAATGTTCAGTGTCTAACTTATATATAAATAGTTTTCTTTGACTATGATCAGACTAAAATACAGAAATGATTAGTCAACTAAAACCtgacttaaaaagaaaataggaTTAAGCTGactaaatatgattaaaagctAATAAGGACATTTGACACAAGGTTGAGACTAAATTGAAAAACAGAAGTAACACTAGTTCTAGAAAAAAGATTGActccctctttttctgtcaTCCTCAGTCTCTGTTTCAGCCCCAGGTGGGTTTCTACAACACTCTGGCTAAGGAGTGTGTAGCCCAGGGCTGCTGCGTcgacctcttcctcttccccaaCCAGTATGTGGACGTTGCCACGTTAGGGGTGGTTCCTGTCTCCACTGGAGGTTCAGTCTACAAATACACTTACTTCCAGGTGATGAAAAACTCTCTTCATTCAATGTCATTCTGAACTGCTCCAGACTTTATTCTGTAATTATATTTAGATAACCTGCTCAAGGAAGTTTTGTGTGGAAATTACTGCATCAGCTTTTTTCTTCAGAGTATTTTGATAATAAACAAAGATGTAATGAATTCTACCTctgaaagtgtgttgttaaaacACCAGCTGCCACATCATTTAACACTATGTGACatgtcatttttgtgtgttttctttatccCAGGCTCAGGCAGACCAGGAGCGATTCCTGAACGACCTCAGACGAGACGTTCAGAAACTAGTAGGGTTTGACGCTGTCATGAGGGTGCGAACTAGCACAGGTGAGTGTCACTCTCTCTTTATCAAAAGAAAACAGTCACACAGAGAGATATGTGACAACCAACTTCGTCTCACCTTCGTCGTcaccctcccctctcctcaGGCATTCGAGCGACAGACTTCTACGGCTCCTTCTTCATGAGTAACACCACAGATGTGGAGCTGGCAGGTCTGGACTGTGACAAGGCGATCACTGTCGAGTTCAAACACGATGACAAGCTCAGCGAGGAAACTGGAGCACTCATGCAGGTCTGCACatttgtgtgtgattgtttgAGGAGAATCCTTTTTAAGAagagaacacatttttatagttttagttCATATAGTCGCCTAATCTGGGATGTTAAAATAGTGTAAGTTCATGTGTAAACAATAGAAAATGCATGTCATTGTTTTCCTGCAGTGTGCGGTGCTGTACACCAGCTGCAGCGGCAAAAGGCGCCTCCGCATCCACAACATGGCGGTCAACTGCTGCTCTCAGCTGGCTGACCTGTACCGCAACTGTGAGACTGACACAATCATCAACTTCTTCTCCAAATATGGTGAGGACCAGCTCACGCAGCAGGATGGTTTCTTCATTATAATATTCAATGACTGGCCCTGTGGTTCAACAGAGGCAGATTCACACATGCAGCATTATACTCATAAATTCAGAATAAGGTGTGACTGGAGAAAATGACGGTGCAACATTTTCTAAAATACTGTCAAGCGAGGCGGTTTATCCACAGCTGCTCCTATTAAGCTGCAAATTAGCAGAAAGCTGCAGCTGTTCTTAGTGGAAAATATGCAGCTTTGTAAATTTGAAGCAGAACATTTTTCATGAACCTTTCACAAGAGAAGACTTTACtgcacatattttaaataaatcacttACAACTTGCCCCTTACTGTTTTACATAATCAATTCCTGGTAGTTGACTAATTTGTTGTGCCTGTCACCGttgatatatgtgtgtttgtgtgtgacagcttTCCGTGGCCTCCTGAACAACCCCACCAAGGCAGTGAGGGACACTCTGGTTAACCAGTGCGCTCAGATTCTGGCCTGCTACCGCAAGAACTGTGCAAGCCCCTCGTCAGCTGGTCAGGTAACTTCAGCATCAATACACCCCGCAGACATTACAGCCACTGTCACTTACCTTGTGTTAAATAAAGGTTGTGTACAATTCGCATAGCACATAAAGATACATTTAGTTTTGAACGGAAAATTAGCTAAACTAAAGGACACATCACATGAGGCATCAGATAATTGTAAATATTCTCCGTTCTGACACATTTCTGGattcagattttattttgtcatCCAGACTTTATTCAACTCATTTTGGTTTTGGACCCCGGTCTGAGACTTCCATttagatttagttttattttataaaaatagatcctttttaaattaattaaaatgtgtgttttccagcTGATCCTTCCAGAGTGCATGAAGCTGTTACCGGTCTATCTCAACTG contains:
- the sec24c gene encoding protein transport protein Sec24C isoform X1, encoding MNVNQHTPMASPYGQPQPGYGQPTYAPLDGGYPAPYAPYNGPASAYQPGAPPQGPARPTPTSGPPPVSAPQQYNQYSHSQGDMQNGPPPMTQAPPRPAVSQPYNQGAMNLTGPPHPSYPQHYGPPASMQQVTNQMTGMQITSGPPTPAGPGYAPPHSSQPPVSTAFPGGPPPSYTQASPPAASSAPTQPPPPSGPAASQQYYGGPPPSQQPFNSSLPPTSQQQFVSSAPPPPSSQQQFPPSSYAGPVPPPSQAPAPPPVSQAQQSFPPTQPPFSSAPPVSQPAFMSGPPPAAQGSFPPQATPPSSQPGSFPPPGPPPATGPSVQYPGPMPPQMQPPPSQPSPYHSGPPPPRAQMPPTSMAQSNHMPPGPQGPPGPPGPMQQPPPQPGMQGGYPPQQNGAFGQVRGPQPGYAGPYPGQPNYGAPAPAPAPAPAPQKRLDPDAIPSPIQVIEDDKAKSTEPFTTGVRGQAPPLVTTNFQVKDQGNASPRFVRCTAYNMPCTADMAKQSQVPLAAVIKPLATLPPDETPPYLVDHGEGGPIRCNRCKAYMCPYMQFIEGGRRFQCGFCSCVTEVPPNYFQHLDHTGKRVDCYDRPELSLGSYEFQATVDYCKNNKLPQPPAFIFLIDVSYNAVKSGMVNIVCQELKTLLDYLPRENPEMESVVRVGFVTYNKVLHFYNVKASLAQPQMLVVSDVSDMFVPLLDGFLVNVNESRLVIESLLDQIPEMFADTRETETVFGPVIQAGLEALKAADCAGKLFVFHTSLPIAEAPGKLKNREDKKLVGTDKEKSLFQPQVGFYNTLAKECVAQGCCVDLFLFPNQYVDVATLGVVPVSTGGSVYKYTYFQAQADQERFLNDLRRDVQKLVGFDAVMRVRTSTGIRATDFYGSFFMSNTTDVELAGLDCDKAITVEFKHDDKLSEETGALMQCAVLYTSCSGKRRLRIHNMAVNCCSQLADLYRNCETDTIINFFSKYAFRGLLNNPTKAVRDTLVNQCAQILACYRKNCASPSSAGQLILPECMKLLPVYLNCVLKSDVLMPAADISLDDRAYLRQLISCMDVAETHVFFYPRLLPLTKLECGSLPMALRNSEERLSKGGVYLLETGLHLFLWVGASVQQELLLNIFGTQSFSQIDPSMTNLPVLDNPFSQRLREIIDSFRAQRSRYMKLMVVKQEDRTELIFRHFLVEDKSASGGASYVDFLCHMHKEIRQLLS
- the sec24c gene encoding protein transport protein Sec24C isoform X2 — encoded protein: MNVNQHTPMASPYGQPQPGYGQPTYAPLDGGYPAPYAPYNGPASAYQPGAPPQGYSPFTSFPSKAVAANPVSDLSSPLDLGPARPTPTSGPPPVSAPQQYNQYSHSQGDMQNGPPPMTQAPPRPAVSQPYNQGAMNLTGPPHPSYPQHYGPPASMQQVTNQMTGMQITSGPPTPAGPGYAPPHSSQPPVSTAFPGGPPPSYTQASPPAASSAPTQPPPPSGPAASQQYYGGPPPSQQPFNSSLPPTSQQQFVSSAPPPPSSQQQFPPSSYAGPVPPPSQAPAPPPVSQAQQSFPPTQPPFSSAPPVSQPAFMSGPPPAAQGSFPPQATPPSSQPGSFPPPGPPPATGPSVQYPGPMPPQMQPPPSQPSPYHSGPPPPRAQMPPTSMAQSNHMPPGPQGPPGPPGPMQQPPPQPGMQGGYPPQQNGAFGQVRGPQPGYAGPYPGQPNYGAPAPAPAPAPAPQKRLDPDAIPSPIQVIEDDKAKSTEPFTTGVRGQAPPLVTTNFQVKDQGNASPRFVRCTAYNMPCTADMAKQSQVPLAAVIKPLATLPPDETPPYLVDHGEGGPIRCNRCKAYMCPYMQFIEGGRRFQCGFCSCVTEVPPNYFQHLDHTGKRVDCYDRPELSLGSYEFQATVDYCKNNKLPQPPAFIFLIDVSYNAVKSGMVNIVCQELKTLLDYLPRENPEMESVVRVGFVTYNKVLHFYNVKASLAQPQMLVVSDVSDMFVPLLDGFLVNVNESRLVIESLLDQIPEMFADTRETETVFGPVIQAGLEALKAADCAGKLFVFHTSLPIAEAPGKLKNREDKKLVGTDKEKSLFQPQVGFYNTLAKECVAQGCCVDLFLFPNQYVDVATLGVVPVSTGGSVYKYTYFQAQADQERFLNDLRRDVQKLVGFDAVMRVRTSTGIRATDFYGSFFMSNTTDVELAGLDCDKAITVEFKHDDKLSEETGALMQCAVLYTSCSGKRRLRIHNMAVNCCSQLADLYRNCETDTIINFFSKYAFRGLLNNPTKAVRDTLVNQCAQILACYRKNCASPSSAGQLILPECMKLLPVYLNCVLKSDVLMPAADISLDDRAYLRQLISCMDVAETHVFFYPRLLPLTKLECGSLPMALRNSEERLSKGGVYLLETGLHLFLWVGASVQQELLLNIFGTQSFSQIDPSMTNLPVLDNPFSQRLREIIDSFRAQRSRYMKLMVVKQEDRTELIFRHFLVEDKSASGGASYVDFLCHMHKEIRQLLS